In Aestuariibaculum lutulentum, one DNA window encodes the following:
- a CDS encoding DoxX family protein — MKRNFPDIGLLVLRVGFCVMMLTHGIPKFQSLFLGPIKFADPIGLGQPLSLSLAIIGEAVAPLLVLIGFKTRWATIPTIITMLVAGLIVHASDPISVKEKSILFLIGFIAIFLMGPGKFSIDGFKKQ, encoded by the coding sequence ATGAAAAGGAATTTTCCTGATATCGGTTTACTGGTTTTAAGAGTTGGATTCTGTGTGATGATGCTAACACATGGCATTCCTAAATTTCAGTCTTTGTTTTTAGGCCCAATTAAATTCGCAGACCCTATTGGTTTAGGTCAGCCTTTATCATTAAGTCTGGCTATTATTGGTGAAGCAGTCGCTCCCCTATTGGTGTTAATTGGTTTTAAAACCAGATGGGCAACCATTCCAACGATTATTACCATGTTGGTTGCAGGTCTAATTGTTCACGCAAGTGACCCAATTTCCGTTAAAGAAAAATCTATTTTATTCTTAATTGGGTTCATTGCTATTTTCTTAATGGGACCAGGTAAATTCTCAATCGACGGATTCAAAAAACAATAA
- a CDS encoding alpha-ketoacid dehydrogenase subunit alpha/beta — protein sequence MQTTPDLKNNISFEDFKTEVLNDYKIAVRSRECSLLGRREVLTGKAKFGIFGDGKEVPQLAMAKAFQKGDWRSGYYRDQTFMMAIGELTPEQFFAGLYANTDIEQEPMSAGRQMGGHFVTHSLNNDGSWKNLTKQYNSSSDISPTAGQMPRLLGLAQASKIFRNVEGINASNFSVNGNEVAWGTIGNASTSEGLFFETINAAGVLQVPMVISVWDDEYGISVHARHQTTKENISEILKGFQRDENNKGYEILRVKGWDYANLIETYQEASAIAREEHVPVLIHVTELTQPQGHSTSGSHERYKSPERLNWEVQQDCNTRMRQWIIDSGIATNEDLTEIDRVIKREVKEAKRKAWTTFLKPVSDDQRELVAVLKQVAETSVNGVFINKLKDSLEAIDEPTRKDILSHGRRALRYTIGEESSKKDKLVQWIDKCLEETQPKFSSHLYSETEHSNILIKEVKPTYDEKAQQVDGRIILRDNFDVIFNKYPEALIFGEDTGNIGDVNQGLEGLQEKYGELRIADAGIREATIVGQGIGMALRGLKPIAEIQYLDYLMYALQIISDDLATVHYRTKGKQKAPLIVRTRGHRLEGIWHSGSQMGGILNLVKGVNVLVPRNMTKAAGFYNTLLQGDDPAIVVECLNGYRLKEKMPNNLGYLKTPIGVVETVKEGSDITLVSYGSTLRIVEQVATELLAVGIDAEVIDVQSLMPFDLNHDIVKSIQKTNRVMIIDEDVPGGASAYILNEIINKQNAYQYLDSQPKTLTAKEHRPAYGNDGDYFSKPSAEDIFEAIYGVMHETNPEEFPKLR from the coding sequence ATGCAAACCACTCCAGATTTGAAAAACAACATCTCATTCGAAGATTTTAAAACAGAAGTTTTAAACGATTATAAAATAGCAGTGAGAAGTCGGGAATGTAGCTTACTTGGGCGACGTGAAGTTTTAACAGGAAAGGCAAAATTCGGGATCTTTGGAGACGGGAAAGAAGTGCCTCAGTTAGCGATGGCTAAAGCCTTTCAAAAAGGAGATTGGCGTTCAGGATATTATCGTGACCAAACCTTTATGATGGCGATAGGAGAACTTACTCCTGAACAGTTTTTCGCAGGTTTATATGCCAATACAGATATCGAGCAGGAACCTATGTCGGCTGGTCGTCAAATGGGCGGACACTTTGTTACCCACAGTTTAAATAATGACGGTAGCTGGAAAAACCTAACCAAACAATACAATTCAAGTTCAGACATCTCTCCTACTGCTGGTCAAATGCCGCGTTTACTAGGATTGGCTCAGGCATCAAAAATCTTCAGAAACGTTGAAGGGATTAACGCTTCAAATTTTTCTGTTAATGGAAATGAAGTCGCTTGGGGAACTATTGGTAATGCCAGTACAAGTGAAGGTTTGTTTTTTGAAACCATCAATGCTGCCGGTGTATTACAAGTACCAATGGTAATTAGCGTTTGGGATGACGAATATGGCATCTCTGTTCACGCCAGACATCAAACAACAAAAGAAAACATCTCAGAAATTCTTAAAGGATTTCAACGTGATGAAAACAATAAAGGTTACGAAATTTTACGCGTAAAAGGCTGGGATTATGCTAACCTGATTGAGACCTATCAGGAAGCTAGTGCTATTGCTCGCGAAGAGCATGTTCCTGTTTTAATTCACGTTACCGAATTAACACAACCTCAGGGACACTCAACTTCAGGATCTCATGAACGTTATAAATCACCTGAACGTTTAAACTGGGAAGTTCAGCAGGACTGCAACACCAGAATGCGTCAATGGATTATTGACAGCGGTATTGCTACCAATGAAGATTTAACCGAAATTGATCGTGTTATTAAACGAGAAGTTAAGGAAGCGAAACGCAAAGCATGGACTACATTCTTAAAACCAGTGTCAGACGATCAGCGTGAGTTGGTTGCTGTTTTAAAACAAGTAGCCGAAACCAGTGTAAATGGTGTTTTCATTAATAAATTAAAAGACAGCTTAGAAGCTATTGACGAACCTACCAGAAAAGACATCTTATCTCATGGTAGACGCGCTTTAAGATATACTATAGGTGAAGAATCTTCTAAGAAAGACAAATTAGTCCAATGGATTGACAAATGTCTTGAGGAAACACAGCCTAAATTTAGTTCTCATCTTTATTCTGAAACAGAACATTCTAACATTTTAATCAAGGAAGTTAAACCAACCTACGACGAAAAGGCGCAGCAGGTTGATGGAAGAATCATTCTTCGTGATAACTTCGATGTTATTTTCAATAAATACCCTGAAGCCTTAATTTTCGGAGAAGATACCGGAAATATTGGTGATGTTAATCAGGGACTGGAAGGCTTACAGGAAAAATACGGTGAGCTTCGTATTGCTGATGCCGGTATTCGTGAGGCAACCATCGTAGGACAAGGTATTGGTATGGCTTTAAGAGGTTTAAAACCTATTGCCGAAATTCAGTACTTAGATTACTTAATGTACGCTTTACAAATTATCAGTGACGACTTGGCAACTGTACATTACAGAACTAAAGGAAAACAAAAAGCGCCTTTAATTGTTAGAACTCGTGGTCACCGATTAGAAGGTATCTGGCACTCGGGTTCTCAAATGGGTGGTATTTTAAATTTAGTAAAAGGAGTTAATGTATTAGTTCCTCGAAACATGACTAAAGCCGCTGGTTTCTATAATACGTTACTGCAAGGTGACGACCCTGCAATTGTTGTAGAATGTCTTAACGGTTACCGTTTAAAAGAGAAAATGCCTAACAACCTTGGTTACTTAAAAACACCAATTGGTGTTGTTGAAACCGTAAAAGAAGGTTCAGATATTACTTTAGTGTCTTATGGTTCAACGCTTCGTATTGTTGAACAAGTCGCTACCGAACTTTTAGCTGTTGGTATAGATGCCGAAGTTATCGATGTACAATCGTTAATGCCTTTCGATTTAAATCATGATATTGTTAAAAGTATTCAAAAAACAAATCGTGTCATGATTATTGACGAAGATGTACCTGGTGGAGCTTCTGCTTATATTTTAAATGAAATTATAAATAAGCAAAATGCTTATCAGTACTTAGATAGTCAGCCTAAAACCTTAACAGCTAAAGAGCATAGACCAGCTTACGGAAATGACGGAGATTACTTCTCTAAACCTTCTGCTGAAGATATTTTTGAAGCTATTTATGGGGTAATGCATGAAACAAATCCAGAAGAATTTCCAAAACTTCGTTAA